A part of Olleya sp. Bg11-27 genomic DNA contains:
- a CDS encoding ATP-dependent DNA helicase RecQ: MTHPINILERYWKFTAFRPLQEEIINAVIDNEDTFALLPTGGGKSVCFQIPALAKEGICIVISPLVALMKDQVNALQNKGIKALALTSGIPNREIDTLLDNCIYGNYKFLYLSPERLQQELVQDRIRQMNVNLIAVDEAHCISQWGNDFRPAYKNINILRQLHPTVNVIALTASATPEVVQDIITELDFISPKVFKQSFYRPNIAYMVFTEEDKYFRLEAILKKNPQPSIIYVRNRRLTLEITQYLEQKNITSTYYHGGLNNKIKDDHLNDWINNKKQVMVATNAFGMGIDKSDVKTVIHINLPDSIESYFQEAGRAGRDENKAYAVILKNKNDDNALHNQFLKVLPTVDYVKIVYRKLCSYFQVSYGEGAYQTFDFNFNDFCKTYKFNSVTTYNSLNILDNTSIITLSKQFNKRIEVQFLVSSHALFKYLESHKDFEIVIKSVLRTYGGIFEHSTKINSTLISDKASVKEFRLISILEQLEKDEIISLVSNKTDAQITFIEPREDEKTINRIASIIEQQNTLKQKQVKAVLDYVNNDQICKSIQLLTYFGEKDVNVCGICSVCVSAKAKPKTDYKTVKNKIIETLEFGAKNSKDLFKLLPFTEIDINNTLKNLLEDDIIVITNTNSYKLKHI; encoded by the coding sequence ATGACGCACCCCATAAACATATTAGAACGTTATTGGAAATTTACAGCGTTTAGACCGCTACAAGAAGAGATTATAAATGCGGTGATTGATAACGAAGATACGTTTGCCTTACTACCAACTGGTGGTGGTAAAAGTGTCTGTTTTCAAATACCTGCTTTAGCTAAAGAAGGTATTTGCATTGTTATATCACCATTAGTTGCATTAATGAAAGATCAAGTTAATGCGCTTCAAAATAAAGGAATAAAAGCATTGGCCTTAACAAGTGGTATCCCAAATAGAGAAATTGATACCCTTTTAGACAATTGTATTTACGGAAATTATAAATTTTTATACCTGTCGCCAGAACGGTTACAACAAGAGCTAGTACAAGATCGTATTAGACAAATGAATGTTAACCTTATTGCGGTGGATGAAGCCCATTGTATTAGTCAATGGGGAAACGACTTTAGACCAGCTTATAAAAATATAAATATCTTACGTCAATTACATCCAACGGTTAATGTCATTGCATTAACTGCTAGTGCAACGCCGGAAGTTGTTCAGGATATTATAACGGAACTTGATTTTATTAGCCCTAAGGTTTTTAAGCAGTCCTTTTACAGACCTAATATCGCGTATATGGTCTTTACTGAAGAGGATAAATACTTTAGATTAGAAGCTATTTTAAAAAAGAATCCACAACCCTCTATTATTTATGTTAGAAACAGACGGTTGACACTTGAAATTACACAATATTTAGAACAAAAAAATATTACTAGCACCTATTATCACGGTGGATTAAACAATAAGATTAAAGATGACCATCTAAACGATTGGATAAACAACAAAAAGCAAGTTATGGTAGCGACCAATGCTTTTGGAATGGGTATTGACAAATCTGATGTAAAAACGGTCATACATATTAACTTACCGGATAGTATCGAAAGTTACTTTCAAGAAGCAGGTCGTGCTGGACGTGATGAGAATAAAGCCTATGCTGTTATTTTAAAAAACAAAAATGACGATAATGCATTACATAATCAGTTTTTAAAAGTTTTACCAACGGTAGACTATGTCAAAATAGTGTACAGAAAACTATGTAGTTATTTTCAAGTCTCTTACGGCGAAGGCGCTTATCAAACCTTTGATTTTAATTTTAACGATTTTTGTAAAACGTATAAATTTAATTCGGTTACAACCTACAACTCATTAAACATATTAGATAACACTAGTATTATCACGCTTAGTAAACAGTTTAATAAACGTATTGAGGTACAATTTTTAGTTTCTAGCCATGCGCTATTCAAATACTTAGAATCTCATAAAGATTTTGAAATCGTAATAAAATCGGTCTTAAGAACCTACGGTGGGATTTTTGAACACAGTACAAAAATAAACAGTACTTTAATTTCTGATAAAGCATCTGTAAAAGAATTTAGATTAATCTCCATTTTAGAACAATTAGAAAAAGACGAGATTATCTCTCTTGTGTCAAATAAAACAGATGCCCAAATTACCTTTATTGAACCTCGTGAAGACGAAAAAACAATAAATCGTATTGCTTCAATTATAGAACAACAAAATACATTAAAACAAAAACAAGTTAAAGCTGTATTAGATTACGTTAATAATGATCAAATTTGCAAAAGCATACAATTACTAACCTACTTTGGCGAAAAAGACGTCAATGTCTGTGGAATTTGTAGTGTTTGTGTTTCCGCGAAAGCAAAACCTAAAACAGATTATAAAACCGTAAAAAACAAAATAATTGAAACTTTGGAGTTTGGTGCAAAAAACTCTAAAGACCTATTCAAATTATTACCGTTTACAGAAATTGACATTAATAACACCTTAAAAAACCTATTGGAAGATGACATAATCGTGATCACAAATACCAATAGCTACAAATTAAAACACATATGA
- a CDS encoding AAA family ATPase, with translation MKAKKIVITGGPSTGKSAIIDELTKRGYTCYEEISRQVTLEAREKGIEQMFLTEPLLFSELLLKGREQQYVDAVNSSSEFVFLDRGVPDVVAYMDYAKEDYPEKFTKSCIDNTYDYVFILAPWQEIYKSDAVRYESFEQAKIIHQNLLKSYEKYDYNLQDVPFGSIETRAQHILDVVKAL, from the coding sequence TTGAAAGCAAAAAAAATAGTTATTACCGGAGGCCCAAGTACAGGAAAGTCAGCAATTATTGACGAATTAACAAAACGAGGCTACACGTGTTACGAAGAAATATCTCGTCAAGTCACACTTGAAGCAAGAGAAAAAGGGATTGAACAAATGTTTTTAACTGAACCTTTATTATTTAGTGAACTATTATTAAAAGGAAGGGAACAACAATACGTAGACGCTGTTAACAGTAGTAGCGAGTTTGTGTTTTTGGACAGAGGTGTACCTGACGTTGTGGCATATATGGACTATGCTAAGGAAGACTATCCTGAAAAATTTACTAAATCCTGTATAGACAACACTTACGATTACGTCTTTATTTTAGCCCCTTGGCAGGAAATTTATAAAAGTGATGCCGTACGTTATGAAAGCTTTGAACAAGCTAAAATAATACATCAGAATCTATTAAAAAGTTACGAGAAATACGATTATAACTTGCAAGATGTTCCTTTTGGTAGTATTGAAACTAGAGCGCAACATATATTAGATGTGGTTAAAGCCTTATAA
- a CDS encoding DUF493 family protein, translated as MNKTPNPEEFYAKLKEQLLDTSTWPSEYLYKFIIVSDLEKIAEVEAIFDNMGAVIRTKESSNGKYTSVSIKVIMNNPDHVVEKYLEVTEKVEGVISL; from the coding sequence ATGAATAAGACACCAAATCCAGAAGAATTTTACGCAAAATTAAAAGAACAATTATTGGACACATCCACGTGGCCCAGTGAATATTTATATAAATTTATTATAGTATCTGATTTAGAAAAAATAGCAGAAGTCGAAGCTATTTTTGATAATATGGGAGCTGTCATTAGAACAAAAGAGTCTAGTAATGGTAAATATACAAGTGTATCTATTAAAGTTATAATGAATAATCCGGATCATGTTGTAGAAAAATATTTAGAAGTTACAGAAAAAGTAGAAGGCGTGATTAGTCTTTAA
- a CDS encoding DUF4290 domain-containing protein — MIDDIEYNTEREHLIIPEYGRHIQKMINYAKTRETKEERNKLAKSIIAVMGNMQPHLRDVADFQHKLWDQLFIMANFELDADSPYGVPSEEELSERPAPLEYPQNFPKYRFYGNNIKTMIDVANTWEDGDMKEALTYTIANHMKKCFLNWNKDTVEDSVIFIHLFELSDGKINLKGSEEALTDSGRLMKASSGKKYSTTSSHKKVPNHKKNNTLNRNRKRY; from the coding sequence TTGATAGACGACATAGAGTACAACACAGAGCGTGAGCATTTAATTATTCCTGAGTATGGACGCCATATTCAAAAAATGATTAATTACGCAAAAACAAGAGAGACCAAAGAGGAGCGTAATAAATTAGCGAAATCTATTATAGCGGTAATGGGTAATATGCAACCACATTTGCGTGATGTTGCCGATTTCCAACACAAGCTTTGGGATCAGCTATTTATAATGGCTAATTTTGAGCTTGATGCGGACTCACCTTATGGCGTACCTTCGGAAGAAGAATTGTCAGAACGTCCGGCACCTTTAGAATACCCACAAAACTTCCCCAAATATCGTTTTTATGGTAATAACATAAAGACAATGATTGATGTAGCTAATACATGGGAAGATGGAGATATGAAGGAAGCGCTAACGTATACGATTGCAAATCACATGAAAAAGTGTTTTTTAAATTGGAATAAGGATACGGTCGAAGACAGCGTGATTTTTATTCATTTATTTGAATTATCTGATGGTAAAATAAACCTAAAAGGTAGTGAAGAAGCACTGACCGATTCTGGACGCTTAATGAAAGCTTCAAGTGGTAAAAAATATTCTACCACTTCTAGTCACAAAAAAGTGCCAAATCACAAAAAAAATAATACTCTAAACCGAAACCGAAAAAGATACTAA
- the murA gene encoding UDP-N-acetylglucosamine 1-carboxyvinyltransferase, with protein MGTFKIEGGHQLKGDIQPQGAKNEALQILCAVLLTPEKVTINNIPDIIDINKLISLLGNLGVKVEKLKEESYAFQADEINLEYMQTADFKKEGSGLRGSIMMVGPLLARFGKGYIPKPGGDKIGRRRLDTHFEGFIKLGAKFRYNREDYFYGVEADKLVGTDMLLDEASVTGTANIVMAAVMAEGTTTIYNAACEPYLQQLCKMLNRMGAKITGVGSNLLTIEGVDSLGGTEHTMLPDMIEIGSWIGLAAMTKSELTIKNVSWDDLGQIPDVFRKIGITVERKGDDIYIPAHKDGYEIQNYIDGSILTIADAPWPGFTPDLLSIVLVVATQAKGEVLVHQKMFESRLFFVDKLIDMGAKIILCDPHRATVMGHDFKSQLKATTMVSPDIRAGISLLIAALSAKGTSTIHNIEQIDRGYQKIVERLQAIGAKIERIEGN; from the coding sequence ATGGGAACATTTAAAATTGAAGGAGGTCACCAACTTAAAGGAGACATACAACCTCAGGGCGCAAAAAACGAAGCATTACAAATATTATGTGCAGTTTTATTAACGCCAGAAAAAGTAACCATAAATAATATTCCTGATATTATTGATATTAATAAGTTGATATCGCTTTTAGGAAATTTAGGTGTTAAGGTTGAAAAGTTAAAAGAAGAATCATACGCTTTTCAGGCAGACGAGATTAACTTAGAGTACATGCAAACTGCCGACTTTAAAAAAGAGGGTAGTGGACTTAGAGGATCTATTATGATGGTGGGACCTTTATTAGCGCGTTTTGGTAAAGGGTACATCCCAAAGCCAGGAGGAGATAAAATTGGACGTCGTCGTTTAGATACACACTTTGAGGGATTTATAAAATTAGGGGCTAAGTTTAGATATAACCGTGAAGATTATTTTTATGGTGTAGAAGCGGATAAGCTTGTCGGTACAGATATGCTTTTAGATGAAGCGTCTGTAACTGGTACTGCTAATATTGTAATGGCTGCTGTTATGGCAGAAGGAACAACAACAATATATAACGCCGCTTGCGAACCTTACTTACAGCAATTATGTAAGATGCTGAATAGAATGGGGGCCAAAATTACCGGTGTTGGATCTAATCTACTAACTATTGAAGGTGTTGATAGTTTAGGAGGAACGGAACACACAATGCTACCTGATATGATTGAAATTGGTAGTTGGATTGGTTTGGCTGCTATGACAAAAAGTGAATTAACAATTAAAAACGTAAGCTGGGATGATTTAGGTCAAATACCAGATGTGTTTAGAAAAATAGGAATCACTGTCGAAAGAAAAGGTGATGATATTTATATTCCTGCACATAAAGACGGTTACGAAATTCAAAATTATATTGATGGTTCTATTTTAACCATTGCAGATGCACCTTGGCCTGGTTTTACTCCAGATCTATTAAGTATTGTCCTAGTCGTGGCAACACAAGCAAAAGGAGAAGTACTAGTACATCAAAAAATGTTTGAGAGTCGTTTGTTTTTTGTAGATAAGCTTATTGATATGGGAGCAAAAATTATATTATGCGATCCACACAGAGCAACAGTTATGGGGCATGATTTTAAGTCTCAGTTAAAAGCGACAACTATGGTATCACCAGATATTAGAGCAGGGATCTCTTTATTAATCGCTGCATTATCGGCAAAAGGAACATCAACAATTCATAATATTGAACAAATAGATAGAGGTTATCAAAAAATTGTAGAACGTTTACAAGCTATTGGTGCTAAGATTGAACGTATAGAAGGAAACTAA
- a CDS encoding right-handed parallel beta-helix repeat-containing protein, producing the protein MKRVLLSICLLFIVVTSCSDDDDINTSNVEELPNSEVEGDYVSPIGIPNAWISPDIASPEMPIEWETELAGYYFVEYSVGSDTDNTYGTPSTPRKTIPFPVPAGSYVVVKGNYDYVQNDIKLRGEGTGEAWVAGVSGPTWIVGDTDDRAEITGNKLLVSGSYVYLENFYFHSSGRVQLGSYVAGSPVDHILIRNSEMKGEVDVAGGVLINTVGLVDAPAKDIIIYNNKAHRIGPLDSEVDIDARGCSIQGYTSNMWVIDNEFSDSSAGLQVEAGSIDRQATTHHIYIGRNHVHNIAQAGIGIKYALDIIISENNIHDIIDTPWSPSKGIGFQYAPDRVWILFNQISNVYTGIRGGSDNGGAGSIGQSVFIIGNLIKDVTITGTAYNGATEGLGIEINNGATPRYIINNTIVDSDIAIGNGYYNSTMIMENNVISNTRDFDIMLEDSYQTGTLSTLRNNHFDAEAKIRWSNGVTHNLESFQVAFSKGEGCISAAPLFVDTSADDFSLQSTSSAVGSGLSAIDLAVDVYALFETLYGLDIRVDINQVARPDTGVWNMGAYAN; encoded by the coding sequence ATGAAAAGAGTTTTGTTGTCAATTTGTTTACTATTTATTGTTGTCACGAGTTGTAGTGATGATGATGATATTAATACCTCTAACGTTGAGGAGTTACCTAATTCGGAGGTGGAAGGTGATTATGTATCCCCTATAGGGATTCCTAATGCTTGGATTTCTCCAGATATTGCCAGCCCAGAAATGCCAATTGAATGGGAGACAGAACTAGCAGGTTATTATTTTGTAGAGTATTCTGTTGGCTCTGATACAGATAATACCTACGGTACGCCAAGTACGCCACGTAAAACAATTCCTTTTCCTGTTCCGGCGGGATCCTATGTTGTGGTTAAAGGGAATTACGATTATGTACAAAATGACATTAAACTTAGGGGGGAAGGTACTGGAGAGGCATGGGTTGCAGGGGTAAGTGGTCCTACTTGGATTGTTGGAGATACAGATGATAGAGCCGAAATTACAGGTAACAAACTACTAGTTTCAGGAAGTTATGTGTATTTGGAAAATTTTTATTTTCACTCTAGTGGTCGTGTGCAACTAGGATCTTATGTCGCAGGATCTCCAGTCGATCATATATTAATTAGAAATAGTGAAATGAAAGGCGAGGTTGATGTTGCTGGTGGTGTTTTGATAAATACTGTTGGTTTAGTTGACGCACCTGCAAAGGATATAATTATTTATAACAATAAAGCACATAGAATTGGACCGCTTGATTCGGAAGTTGATATTGACGCACGTGGTTGTTCTATACAAGGGTATACTAGTAATATGTGGGTGATAGATAATGAATTTAGTGACTCGTCTGCAGGACTTCAAGTTGAAGCAGGTTCTATAGATCGTCAAGCAACTACGCATCATATTTATATAGGACGTAATCATGTCCATAATATTGCGCAGGCGGGTATAGGTATAAAATATGCTTTAGATATTATTATTAGTGAGAATAATATTCATGATATTATTGATACACCTTGGTCACCATCTAAAGGCATTGGTTTCCAATATGCTCCTGATCGTGTTTGGATTCTTTTTAATCAAATTTCAAATGTATATACAGGTATTCGTGGCGGAAGTGATAATGGAGGTGCGGGATCTATTGGTCAAAGTGTTTTTATTATCGGTAATTTAATCAAAGATGTAACTATAACTGGTACTGCTTATAATGGAGCAACAGAAGGTCTGGGGATTGAAATTAATAATGGTGCTACACCAAGATATATTATTAATAACACCATTGTAGATAGTGATATTGCAATTGGAAATGGATACTATAATTCTACTATGATTATGGAAAATAACGTTATTTCTAATACTAGAGACTTTGACATTATGCTTGAGGATAGTTATCAGACAGGAACGTTATCTACACTTAGAAATAACCACTTTGATGCGGAAGCTAAAATTAGATGGAGTAATGGAGTTACACATAATCTTGAGAGCTTTCAAGTCGCTTTTAGTAAAGGAGAAGGTTGTATTAGTGCCGCTCCTTTGTTTGTGGATACTAGTGCAGATGATTTTTCATTACAATCGACTAGTTCGGCTGTTGGTAGTGGTTTATCCGCAATTGATTTAGCGGTTGATGTATATGCTCTTTTTGAGACTTTATATGGTCTAGATATAAGAGTTGATATAAATCAAGTTGCTAGACCTGATACAGGGGTTTGGAATATGGGAGCTTATGCAAATTAA
- a CDS encoding alpha/beta hydrolase, which produces MHIKNRTKIIKWTFFTLIIVGLLLIHFFVPRLISEIRNPVVSLIKRNHNVKPIISTKSESIVKRKSISINTFDDIKLSASITYSNFNPVKGTIILLHGIRSNKNHFIDLSHLLSENGYNSVALDLRAHGESEGQFCSFGVNEKKDIKKLVDYLYRDEKLKKIGIWGQSLGGAVSLQAMGIDERIEFGIIESAFSDFKTIVNDYFYLHAGFSFAPFSNYLANRTGKIAEFDPNDAKPMKYCKNIKQPILIVHGNKDKRINIKYGQENFSKIKSVEKEFVIIDSANHLNIWKVGGEKYFDKVISFLDKQTVDNNYLEK; this is translated from the coding sequence ATGCACATAAAAAACAGAACTAAAATTATAAAATGGACATTTTTTACTCTTATTATTGTGGGATTATTATTAATTCATTTTTTTGTTCCTCGTCTTATTTCTGAAATAAGGAATCCAGTTGTCAGTTTAATAAAACGAAATCATAATGTAAAACCGATCATTAGCACGAAAAGTGAATCAATTGTAAAAAGAAAGTCTATCTCGATAAATACATTTGATGATATTAAACTATCGGCTAGCATTACTTATTCCAATTTTAATCCGGTTAAAGGCACTATAATTTTACTACATGGAATAAGATCTAATAAAAATCATTTTATTGATCTAAGTCATTTGTTGTCAGAAAATGGGTACAATTCGGTAGCACTCGATTTAAGAGCTCATGGTGAAAGTGAAGGTCAATTCTGTTCTTTCGGAGTAAATGAAAAAAAAGATATAAAAAAATTAGTAGACTACCTTTATAGAGATGAAAAACTAAAAAAAATAGGTATTTGGGGCCAATCATTAGGTGGAGCAGTAAGTTTACAAGCCATGGGAATTGATGAGCGAATAGAATTTGGAATTATTGAAAGTGCCTTCTCTGACTTTAAAACTATCGTAAACGATTATTTTTATTTGCATGCTGGTTTTAGTTTTGCTCCTTTTTCTAATTACCTAGCCAATAGAACTGGTAAAATTGCTGAATTTGATCCAAATGATGCGAAACCTATGAAATATTGCAAAAACATAAAACAACCTATTTTAATAGTTCATGGTAATAAAGATAAACGCATTAATATTAAATATGGTCAAGAAAATTTTTCCAAAATAAAAAGTGTTGAAAAAGAATTCGTGATAATAGATTCAGCAAACCACTTAAACATTTGGAAAGTTGGAGGTGAAAAATATTTTGATAAAGTAATCTCTTTTTTAGATAAACAAACAGTAGATAATAACTATCTCGAAAAGTAA
- a CDS encoding YcaO-like family protein produces MMNDLITPIRRLKDNLPHLLDPKMGIITGISEHPLETDSPRFFRYNGSAANTLAFGDYQNFAIGGGAAITREMALVKTVGECVERYSAAIYDKQRFPLCSFNEAPFPCVHPSKFALYSKEQYEHEEFDFDEFTVDSPVRWTEATNIATKEIISVPASMVYVPYFFYENGDETPIIQPISTGLSCHCSYEEAVVGGICEVIERDNFMITWQAKLSRTKIRHESLSADNKDLIQRFEEVGYEVHLMDISNETKITGVLAVATSKNTKFVPLVVAASVSLNPEEAVRKALEELAHTERYAYQIKNELPRLEVDEEFDNVLGQVHHVNFWMDAEIGTKAEFLYGSENWIDFSELTDYAKDASTPTEEMNLLTSILKESGFDVLVTDITSIDVESLGMTVIRAIVPGYHPLFMGYHKRPLGSERLWTLPQKLGFEGIQKETGDYPYPHPFP; encoded by the coding sequence ATGATGAATGATTTAATTACACCAATTAGAAGGCTGAAGGACAATCTTCCACATTTGTTAGATCCTAAAATGGGAATCATTACAGGTATAAGTGAACATCCTTTAGAAACAGATTCGCCACGCTTTTTTAGGTACAACGGGTCTGCTGCAAACACACTTGCTTTTGGCGATTATCAAAATTTCGCAATTGGAGGTGGAGCAGCTATAACAAGAGAAATGGCATTGGTAAAAACGGTGGGAGAGTGTGTTGAACGCTATTCGGCTGCTATTTACGATAAGCAAAGGTTTCCGTTGTGTTCCTTTAATGAAGCGCCGTTTCCTTGTGTGCATCCAAGTAAATTTGCTCTGTACAGCAAAGAACAATATGAGCACGAAGAATTTGATTTTGATGAATTTACGGTAGACTCCCCTGTTCGATGGACGGAAGCGACTAACATAGCTACGAAGGAAATTATTTCAGTTCCAGCTTCGATGGTTTACGTTCCCTATTTTTTTTATGAAAATGGAGATGAAACACCAATTATTCAACCGATCTCTACTGGGCTTTCGTGTCACTGTTCGTATGAAGAAGCTGTGGTTGGTGGTATTTGCGAGGTGATTGAAAGAGATAATTTTATGATTACATGGCAGGCAAAATTGTCAAGAACAAAAATTAGACATGAATCTCTGAGTGCTGACAACAAAGATTTGATTCAACGATTTGAAGAAGTTGGCTACGAGGTTCATTTGATGGACATTTCCAATGAAACAAAAATCACGGGAGTTTTAGCTGTTGCTACTAGTAAGAATACCAAATTTGTTCCTTTAGTTGTTGCAGCTTCCGTATCTCTGAATCCTGAAGAAGCTGTGAGAAAAGCGTTGGAGGAATTGGCACATACAGAGCGCTATGCATATCAGATTAAAAATGAATTACCGCGTCTTGAAGTGGATGAGGAGTTTGATAACGTTTTGGGTCAAGTACACCACGTTAACTTCTGGATGGATGCTGAAATCGGAACGAAGGCAGAATTCTTGTATGGCTCTGAGAACTGGATTGATTTTAGCGAATTAACGGATTACGCAAAGGATGCATCAACACCAACTGAGGAGATGAATTTGTTGACCTCAATTCTTAAGGAATCAGGGTTTGATGTTCTTGTAACGGATATTACTTCAATTGATGTTGAAAGTTTGGGAATGACCGTCATTAGAGCAATTGTGCCAGGATATCATCCATTGTTTATGGGATACCATAAACGACCGTTAGGCAGTGAACGTCTTTGGACGCTTCCTCAAAAATTAGGGTTCGAAGGAATTCAAAAGGAAACAGGAGATTATCCTTATCCGCATCCTTTCCCTTAA
- a CDS encoding SagB/ThcOx family dehydrogenase: MIEKFWQQAELAIETNTPSWELFHESSKTGHYDGGFTNEQVVEEMNNLYETFPYKQFEMIPLPTTFAPVEKSFLDTIMGRKTASEIKVQKLTLEELRTILHCGYGVTRDNKDNEYIERTLRTVPSGGALYPLELYFYTNNNIEGLKSGIYHYVPGENAVQLIREGNFDDEISESLVSFQPHLVYDCSFLLFITAVFNRSVFKYKDKGYRFTLFEAGHVAQNVNLAATALDLGVINIGGYHDRMVDRFLKIDGLNHSTIYMNGICAGN; this comes from the coding sequence ATGATTGAGAAATTTTGGCAGCAGGCAGAGCTTGCGATAGAAACAAATACACCTTCTTGGGAATTGTTTCATGAATCCTCAAAAACAGGTCACTATGACGGTGGTTTTACAAATGAGCAGGTAGTAGAGGAAATGAATAATCTGTACGAGACATTCCCGTATAAGCAATTCGAAATGATTCCTTTACCAACTACATTCGCACCGGTAGAAAAGAGTTTTTTAGATACCATAATGGGTAGAAAAACGGCTAGTGAAATTAAGGTTCAGAAATTGACTCTTGAAGAATTGCGTACCATTTTACATTGTGGTTATGGTGTGACGAGAGATAACAAAGACAATGAGTACATCGAACGTACGTTGCGTACTGTTCCTTCTGGAGGGGCTTTGTATCCACTGGAATTGTATTTCTATACCAACAATAATATTGAAGGCTTGAAATCTGGGATTTACCACTATGTTCCAGGCGAGAATGCTGTTCAATTGATTCGAGAAGGGAATTTTGATGATGAAATTTCAGAATCTTTAGTTTCTTTTCAACCGCATCTGGTGTACGATTGTTCTTTCCTATTGTTTATTACTGCGGTTTTTAACCGCTCCGTTTTTAAGTACAAGGACAAAGGGTATCGATTTACTTTGTTTGAGGCAGGACATGTTGCTCAAAATGTCAACTTGGCTGCAACTGCATTGGACTTGGGAGTCATTAATATTGGCGGTTATCACGATAGAATGGTTGATCGATTTTTGAAAATCGATGGATTAAATCACTCAACTATATACATGAATGGAATCTGTGCAGGAAACTAA